The genomic window CTAGCTTTATTATCATCACAATAGGCACTAAAATTCTTGATGCGATCGCTAGCTGCACTACTGGAGATCAGTTCCAAGGGTGACTTTTTTGAGTTAAGTTTAAATTTGGAGATAATATCAGGACAAAAAAACAATGGATTTACAGACACTCAAAGAGCGGATTGCGATCGTTGAAAGCAAGCGTGAGTACCTACTGAGCCTTTTAGAGCAACCAAACTTGGGAATTTTGAGAGTTGATGTGAATCAAGCCTTGGAAGAACTAGATGAATTGATTGAAGAATTTAGACGGACTATTCCACCAGCAGAGAATAATTAATATGGTGTAGCCCCTTTTGTCTACCTAAGTAGCCATCATGAACTGCGTACACAAGAAAACATGAAAAAGTCTTTCCCTTACACCCCTATACCCTTACACCCCTACACCCCTTCTTCAAGTCAGAACGACTTGAAAAAACCAAACTATGTTAAGTAATGTAAAAAAATAGGATTGAGTTCGTAGTAAGGACTTTAATCCTTACTACGAACCTTTAATTATTTACGCCGTTCTACCTAGAAATAGAATTATTACCTGCAATTTTTCCTAGTTGTCTGACTAAAGCAACTAGTTCACTGGTAGGGACATCTTTCTTACAAACTTCATCAAAGTTAACCATTGTGTTTTTGTCAGGTAAAGCAGCTTCTTCGACTGAAGAATAAGCCAATATCTGAGTGTTGGGAGACAGGGCTTTAATATGTCCAGAAGCACTCCAACCATCCATGATTGGCATCTGTAAATCCAGAACAATCACATCGGGATGAAAATCTTTTACCATTTCTATAGCTTCTTGACCGTTACTGGCTAAACCCACAACTTGAATATTTTCCTGACCTGCGAAAGCTAATTTTAGTGTTAAACGAGTCAGTTCATGATCGTCAACCACTAGAACGCGTAAGGTAGAAGACTCACAGGAGAACATTAACATTCCAGGGAAAAAGTAAATACGATAATCCCTCTAGTTTATGGGAACAACTACTAACAATTACTCTATCTTATGGTTGAATAATTACTACATAAGCAGAGGAATTTATAAAACTTCTGATAAAGAAATTGAAGTTTTGATAAAGAACCGACTTGATTTAATTATCTGTTGGTGAAGAACTTTTTTTAGCATCAATAAAATTTGCTGTTATTCCAGTGGAACGTAAGGCCATATTCATCAGTGTGATTTGGGAGTGAGATTCAGGGCAATCATCTCCAGGACGGCGTTGAATATAAGACCCATCACCTTGTAAATCCCAAGCTTGACGATTATCTGCTAGCATGATTCCCAAGATTTCTTGTAAGTCTTTAGCAATATCTTGGTCTCGGATAGGGGTAATTACTTCCACTCGTCGGTCTAAGTTCCGGCTCATCCAATCAGCACTGCCAATATAAATTTCTTCTTGGCCATTGTTGTAGAAATAATACATTCGGGAGTGTTCTAAAAACCTGCCAATAATACTAATCACACGAATATTTTCACTCAAGTCTGGCAGCCCTGGACGTAAGCAGCAAATGCCCCGGATAATCAAGTCAATTTGTACGCCAGCGCGAGAGGCTTCATACAAAGTAGTGATGATTTGCGGATCAACAAGGGAATTCATCTTGGCGACAATCCGACCTGTGCAGCCATTTTTGACATTGGTGATTTCACGACGAATTAATTCTAAAAAGCGATCGCGCATATTCACAGGCGCAACCAATAATTCTCGATAGGATTTCTGCCGGGAATATCCTGTCAAGAAATTAAATAAATCTGTAATATCAGCACCTAATTCTTCTCGACAACTAAATAATCCTAAATCTGTATACAGTCGGGCTGTTTTAGGGTTATAGTTGCCAGTGCCAATATGTACATAACGACGCATCCCATCTTTTTCTCGGCGTACTACCATGACAGTTTTGCAATGGGTTTTTAACCCAACCAAACCATAAACAACGTGTACCCCCACCCTTTCTAATCGCCTAGCCCAGTAAATATTATTTTCTTCATCAAATCGGGCTTTTAATTCCACCAAGACTGATACCTGTTTGCCATTTTCCGCCGCCGCGATTAAGGCATTAACAATTGGCGAATCCCCAGAAGTGCGGTACAAAGTCATTTTAATGGCTAGTACATTCGGGTCGTGGGCCGCATGGGTGATAAAGCGTACTACTGTAGCTGAAAAAGATTGATAGGGATGGTGGACAAATAAATCTTTTTCTCTAATCACAGAAAAGAAATCTTTACCTTCGTCTAATTCCAACACATTGGGGTCTAAACTGGGTTCTCGCAATCGTTGCAACCGCATTGGTACTACAGACTGACGGGGTGGATCTTTGAGTTCTGATAAGGGTAAGGCCATAAAATACATCAAATCCCGCAGTCCTAGCAGGCCTTCCGCTTCGTAGACATCATTTTCTGTGAGTTCTAAATCTTGTAATAACCGAGTGCGTATTGCTTCAGGTGTTTGGGATTTAATTTCGATGCGGACAGGGTTTCCACCAATGCGGCGTTTTCGTAATTCTTGTTCGATCGCGAGTAATAAGTCATCAGCTTCGTCTTCTTCTAAAGCCAAATCAGCATCGCGGGTAATACGGAAAGGATGATATTCCTGGATATTCATCCCTGGAAACAAAGATTCTAAATTATGTGCGATCGCCTGTTCTAAGGGTACACCAGTCCAGTGAGCTGGTTTACCATTTTCCATCTTTAGCCCCAACTCTGGCGGTAGGGGTAAAAATCGCGGTAAAACACTGGGAACTTTCACCCTGGCAAAAAATTCCTCATCTGTGTCGGGATTTTTCACTAAAACAGCCAAATTCAAGCTGAGATTAGAAATATAGGGAAAGGGATGGCTGGGGTCAACAGCTAAGGGAGTCAGAACAGGGAAAATTTGCTCTTCAAAATAATTATCTAGATACGTGCGCTGTTTTTGAGTCAGGTTAATGTAATCCACGATATGAACACCCTGATCTGCCAACAACGGCCGGATGAGTTGTTCAAATTGTTGGTGTTCTTTGGTTACTTGGGGTATGAGGTGTAAGCGAATATCATCAAGCTGTTGTTGTGGGGTACGTCCATCGGGGGTTAACTTACTAACCTTCGCTTCTACCTGTTGCTTCAGGGCTGCAACCCGCACCATGAAAAATTCATCTAAGTTAGAACTAAAAATTGCTAAAAACTTCAACCGTTCTAACAATGGTGTACGTGGATCGCAAGCTTCATGTAATACCCGATTGTTGAATTCTAACCAGCTTAACTCTCGGTTAATATAATATTGTGGATCGTTTAAATTAATAGAATTAGAGGTTTTTTTAGGTTTAGGCATGGCGATCGCAGGCTAGCCTGATGTAGCCCATTAAGAGGGATGACAATACACATGGTAATTGAAATCCGGCATCCGGTGAAGCAGCCTGAAATATTAAATGGGTTGAGGACTAAAGTCCTCACTACAAACTTTATCGTAAATTCAAGGGTTTAATTTTGAAGTAATAAGTCATGGGTATTACTCATTACTCATTACTCATTACTCATTACTCATTCACGCTACTTGTTGTTGAGTTGTGAGTTTGGGTTGCGGTAATAAATTGGGTATTGCACCTTTCTGACGCATTTCCCAGGCTAGGGTAGTATATACAATTAGATCCAAGTCATTATATTGGGGTTTCCATCCCAATACTTGACGGATTTTGTCGGCGCAAGTGATGACACAAGCTGGATCTCCAGGGCGGCGGTCTGTTTCGATGACGGGGAAATCTACCCCAGATATAACTTTCACCCGTTCGATGACTTGCCGCACACTATACCCTTGTCCATAACCACAATTGAGAATTTGGCTCTCTTGACCTGCTTCTAGGTAGCGCAAAGCGTCTAAATGTGCTGTTGCTAAGTCTTCAACGTGAAGATAATCTCTAATTGCTGTGCCATCTGGGGTGGGAAAATCTGTACCAAAGATGCGTATACCTGGTTGGCGTTTGAGTGCGGCATTACAGGCTACGCCAATTAAATGGGAGACATCTTTGGACATTTGCCCTAGTCTGCCTCCTGGTTCTGCGCCGGCGATATTAAAGTAGCGTAAAATTACGTACCGCAGAGATGAGGCTGTGGCATAGTCTCGAATTAGCCATTCAGAGGAAAGTTTTGAGCGTCCGTAGGGGTTAATGGGTTCGGTGGGTGTGGACTCGGTGACAGGGTTGGTTGCTGGTTGCCCATAGACGGCGGCTGTGCTGGAAAAGATGATTTGGTTAACGCCCATATCGCTGCAACAACGGAGTAAATTAAGGGTGTTACGGGTGTTGTTGGCGTAGTATTCTAGGGGATGAGCGACTGATTCCGGGACGTTGAGACTAGCAGCAAAGTGTAGGACAGTGGTAAATTTATGCTGAAAAAACACCCGATAGAGAGTGTCTAAATCTGCTAAATCTCCCACGATTAACTCACCGTGGAGGACTGCTTGGGGTGAACCTGTAGAGCAATTGTCATAGACGACGACATCATAGCCGGCTGCACCCAATTGGCGGACTACGTGAGAGCCAATATATCCTGCGCCGCCTGTCACCAAAACTTTCTTTTTCATCTGCCTTTACCTAATAACACGACCCGAATGGTTTTGAAGGCGATCGCTAAATCTAAAAATGGTGAATAATTTTTGATGTAGTAGAGGTCGTAAGCTAACTTTTCGTCAGCGTCTTCTACTGATGCGCCGTAGGGATACATCACCTGCGCCCAGCCAGTGATTCCTGGTTTGACGACATAACGTAAGTCATAGTAGGGAATCTCTTGTCGCAGCTTGACATCAAACTCCGGTCGTTCTGGACGAGGGCCAATTAAGCTCATTTCTCCTGATAAAACGTTGAAAATCTGTGGTAATTCATCGATTCTCAACAGGCGTAGCCAGCGACCGACTCTAGTAATGCGCGGATCATGTTCATGCGCCCACTGCACCCCACGCTTTTCGGCATCCTGATACATGGAACGAAACTTGTAAACCCTAAAGGTGTTTCCTTGTAACCCTGTTCGTACTTGACTGTAGAAAATAGGGCCGGGGCTATTTAATTTAATGGCTAGTGCTGTCAGCAACATCAGAGGGAACAAACCCACAAATAACAGCAATGCCAAAATTATGTCTGTGACACGCTTGATTTTTTGACTAATGCTGTTAGAGGTGAGATGATACCCTGCACTGAATACCAGCAAGTTATCTTGCAGTAGAGAAGAGGGGAGTTTATACCAGAGATTTTCACAAATATCGGGGATGCTGTAGATGGGGATACCAGCCACCTGCAACTGCATCAACTGCTGC from Nostoc sp. UHCC 0870 includes these protein-coding regions:
- a CDS encoding sugar transferase, yielding MHFTLSISNQGSKLHQNHNILSILLLLGDIVGLVLALFFPFWINWEDNSQVFEPVISLLFCLLIITGLYVADSYHPDNQISGLRAPARILITNMLVGGIFFAILHIMETGEKLALWKWEILLPSLSISTIWTICLRVSTAKWARSQAQNRRWLILGANKQAIQLGKIFLKHNTLGRLVILAASDQHTHELAKNHRISVSSLHDLRQWIYQPWSGVVLATPTQLSDIEMQQLMQLQVAGIPIYSIPDICENLWYKLPSSLLQDNLLVFSAGYHLTSNSISQKIKRVTDIILALLLFVGLFPLMLLTALAIKLNSPGPIFYSQVRTGLQGNTFRVYKFRSMYQDAEKRGVQWAHEHDPRITRVGRWLRLLRIDELPQIFNVLSGEMSLIGPRPERPEFDVKLRQEIPYYDLRYVVKPGITGWAQVMYPYGASVEDADEKLAYDLYYIKNYSPFLDLAIAFKTIRVVLLGKGR
- the galE gene encoding UDP-glucose 4-epimerase GalE; its protein translation is MKKKVLVTGGAGYIGSHVVRQLGAAGYDVVVYDNCSTGSPQAVLHGELIVGDLADLDTLYRVFFQHKFTTVLHFAASLNVPESVAHPLEYYANNTRNTLNLLRCCSDMGVNQIIFSSTAAVYGQPATNPVTESTPTEPINPYGRSKLSSEWLIRDYATASSLRYVILRYFNIAGAEPGGRLGQMSKDVSHLIGVACNAALKRQPGIRIFGTDFPTPDGTAIRDYLHVEDLATAHLDALRYLEAGQESQILNCGYGQGYSVRQVIERVKVISGVDFPVIETDRRPGDPACVITCADKIRQVLGWKPQYNDLDLIVYTTLAWEMRQKGAIPNLLPQPKLTTQQQVA
- a CDS encoding response regulator, whose protein sequence is MLMFSCESSTLRVLVVDDHELTRLTLKLAFAGQENIQVVGLASNGQEAIEMVKDFHPDVIVLDLQMPIMDGWSASGHIKALSPNTQILAYSSVEEAALPDKNTMVNFDEVCKKDVPTSELVALVRQLGKIAGNNSISR
- the ppk1 gene encoding polyphosphate kinase 1, with the protein product MPKPKKTSNSINLNDPQYYINRELSWLEFNNRVLHEACDPRTPLLERLKFLAIFSSNLDEFFMVRVAALKQQVEAKVSKLTPDGRTPQQQLDDIRLHLIPQVTKEHQQFEQLIRPLLADQGVHIVDYINLTQKQRTYLDNYFEEQIFPVLTPLAVDPSHPFPYISNLSLNLAVLVKNPDTDEEFFARVKVPSVLPRFLPLPPELGLKMENGKPAHWTGVPLEQAIAHNLESLFPGMNIQEYHPFRITRDADLALEEDEADDLLLAIEQELRKRRIGGNPVRIEIKSQTPEAIRTRLLQDLELTENDVYEAEGLLGLRDLMYFMALPLSELKDPPRQSVVPMRLQRLREPSLDPNVLELDEGKDFFSVIREKDLFVHHPYQSFSATVVRFITHAAHDPNVLAIKMTLYRTSGDSPIVNALIAAAENGKQVSVLVELKARFDEENNIYWARRLERVGVHVVYGLVGLKTHCKTVMVVRREKDGMRRYVHIGTGNYNPKTARLYTDLGLFSCREELGADITDLFNFLTGYSRQKSYRELLVAPVNMRDRFLELIRREITNVKNGCTGRIVAKMNSLVDPQIITTLYEASRAGVQIDLIIRGICCLRPGLPDLSENIRVISIIGRFLEHSRMYYFYNNGQEEIYIGSADWMSRNLDRRVEVITPIRDQDIAKDLQEILGIMLADNRQAWDLQGDGSYIQRRPGDDCPESHSQITLMNMALRSTGITANFIDAKKSSSPTDN